In the genome of Gordonia rubripertincta, one region contains:
- a CDS encoding NAD(P)H-binding protein: MRLLITGATGYVGSRLVCALLRQGHEVVVTSRDTRKLDRFGWSSDVIKVAMDADDPISVKKAMSDAGQVDAIYYLVHAIGQADFANGDRDAARNVAEAARDAGVGRIVYLGGFVPGDDQLSSHLQSRADVAEGLVVEDGPELVWLRAAVIIGAGSTSFEIIRYMADRLPVIPEPGWITNEMDPISIRDAIHYLVAACESSLPPGEYDISGPDHARYISILHEYISAVRFPRLRLPVFGVSTRLAGRLGGMFVPVPASLTEELVTSLNHSMTASEHSIRELVPPPEGGLTPMRDAVRASVESPYPRSVCDLHDLHHLADTDPAWAGGDWLRVKRRVGGTIGGTLRVSARIAGALLPART; this comes from the coding sequence ATGAGGCTACTCATCACGGGGGCGACCGGGTACGTGGGTTCCCGGCTCGTATGCGCATTGCTGCGGCAGGGTCACGAGGTCGTGGTCACGTCCAGAGACACCCGCAAACTGGACCGGTTCGGCTGGTCGTCGGACGTCATCAAGGTGGCCATGGACGCCGACGACCCGATCTCGGTCAAGAAGGCCATGTCCGACGCCGGGCAGGTCGACGCGATCTACTACCTGGTCCACGCGATCGGGCAGGCGGACTTCGCCAACGGCGATCGCGATGCGGCACGCAACGTCGCCGAGGCCGCGCGCGATGCCGGCGTCGGCCGGATCGTCTACCTCGGCGGCTTCGTGCCCGGCGACGACCAGCTCTCGTCGCATCTGCAGAGCCGCGCCGACGTCGCCGAGGGGCTCGTCGTCGAGGACGGTCCGGAACTCGTCTGGCTCCGCGCGGCGGTGATCATCGGTGCCGGCTCGACGTCGTTTGAGATCATCCGCTACATGGCCGACCGCCTGCCGGTCATCCCCGAACCCGGTTGGATCACCAACGAGATGGACCCGATCTCCATCCGCGACGCCATCCACTACCTCGTTGCCGCGTGCGAATCATCGCTTCCGCCAGGCGAATACGACATCTCCGGGCCCGACCACGCGCGCTACATCTCGATTCTCCACGAGTACATCTCCGCGGTCCGCTTCCCGCGGTTGCGTCTTCCGGTCTTCGGGGTGAGCACCCGTCTCGCCGGCCGCCTCGGCGGCATGTTCGTGCCGGTCCCGGCGTCGCTCACCGAGGAACTCGTGACGTCGCTGAACCATTCGATGACGGCGTCGGAGCACAGCATCCGCGAGCTGGTGCCGCCACCCGAGGGCGGTCTGACGCCGATGCGCGACGCCGTGCGCGCGTCCGTCGAGTCCCCGTATCCCCGTTCCGTCTGCGATCTGCACGACCTGCACCACCTCGCCGACACCGACCCCGCGTGGGCCGGCGGCGATTGGCTGCGCGTCAAACGCCGCGTGGGTGGGACGATCGGTGGCACGCTGAGGGTGTCGGCGAGGATCGCCGGAGCCCTTCTGCCGGCCCGTACCTGA
- a CDS encoding CPBP family intramembrane glutamic endopeptidase: MLVTALARDLYNSIALDRDPDPGSHYVRRRWLVGVFLVIGAVVLGISLRVEPGDTAFYPLTVGLAVVWTVGAFVSGPLPLGAYSPISSRPPDRLGAIGLGTAVGLAVGAAFVVGGLIARMIPGVSDLANQVLAFADYGSLAIVTLITVVNGLAEELFFRGSVYSAARPYNPVLVSTVIYVLVTMASGNVMLGFAGAVLGTVCAILRRSTAGVLAPAITHVIWGAIMVLALPPVFA, translated from the coding sequence CTGCTGGTGACTGCACTGGCTCGCGACCTCTACAACTCGATAGCTCTGGATCGTGATCCCGATCCGGGTTCCCACTACGTCCGACGCCGCTGGCTGGTCGGTGTCTTCCTCGTCATCGGGGCGGTCGTGCTCGGCATCTCGCTGCGCGTGGAGCCGGGCGACACCGCGTTCTATCCGCTGACGGTCGGCTTGGCCGTCGTCTGGACCGTCGGCGCCTTCGTCTCCGGCCCGCTGCCGCTCGGCGCCTACAGCCCGATCTCCTCCCGGCCCCCGGACCGTCTCGGGGCCATCGGCCTGGGCACCGCCGTCGGCCTCGCGGTCGGCGCGGCCTTCGTCGTCGGCGGTCTGATCGCCCGGATGATCCCCGGGGTCAGCGATCTTGCGAACCAGGTGCTCGCCTTCGCCGACTACGGCAGCCTCGCCATAGTCACGTTGATCACCGTGGTCAACGGTCTCGCGGAAGAGCTGTTCTTCCGCGGGTCGGTCTACTCGGCGGCGCGCCCCTACAACCCGGTCCTGGTGTCGACGGTCATCTACGTGCTCGTCACCATGGCCAGCGGCAACGTGATGCTCGGCTTCGCCGGCGCCGTCCTGGGTACCGTCTGCGCGATCCTGCGGCGCAGCACCGCCGGTGTCCTCGCGCCGGCGATCACCCACGTCATCTGGGGCGCGATCATGGTGCTTGCCCTTCCGCCGGTCTTCGCCTGA